The sequence AAATTCGCTTTTTCACGATGACCTCCGACGAGTTCGTGCAGAGCGTGGTCACGGCGGACGTCCTCTCGCCGGAAGAGAGCGTGTTCGTGCTCAAACACATCGCCAAGCCCACCGGGGACACCAGCGGGGCCGCGGCGCTCAACCTCAGCCCGTCCAGGGAGAACAGGTCGTCACTGATCAGCAAGGTCAGGGgattatatttctttacaaactttatttcgttcattcatttattaatttacctATTATCAAAATACACCATAATAACAAGATGTGAAGCTCGTTTATAGTGTGTATCATTTGCTCTATGAAATTAAGTAAATGCTATCGGTATGATATTCACCTTAATagctataaacaaaataaatcaagTTTGCTACAATTTATAATCTGTTAAACCATGTTTCCATGCATAGCCACGCACTTCATCTAAATCTAAAAATTCATCAGCATATTCTGTCCTCTGTGATATTTCGCACCGCAGTACTTCACGTGTCGAGAGaacctttcttattctctctacaTCACAGGATCAGATGCGAACGTGCGTGTGCGAGGGCGTGAGCAAATCCTGGCTGAGGGATTCCTTCTACCAGTTCCACTTCGTTCCCGACGACAACATAGTGCTTCTGGCCTTGAAGATCCAGCTCAATGGTGGCACCGAGGAGATTCAGGTGGACTTTGTCATAAGTTCAATTTCTACTTTATTAACTGTTAAACCATGTTTGGCCTCATATCTTCATGCACTTAAATCATTAATCaaattcatcatcatattctccTCTTATCATTCCACCCATACTTCACTTCACATCACTTTCTTATCATCTATACATCACaatcaatcatcattcatcatacaaATCATCTAGGATTCATTCTACATTCtcatcatctcttatcatcacatcatcatatcattcatcatcattgaaatcacagctcaatcatcatcatcatcatcatcatcatcatcatcatcatcatcatcatcatcatcatcatcatcatcatcatcatcatcatcatcatcatcatcatcatcatcatcatcatcatcatcactgcagtCTTAGCTGTTGACTCGGCAGATGATCTTAAATAATCAATGAATCATCCAATCCATCACTGCCGCCACCACCATCTCATGAGCAGTAGTAGGAGTATCAATGATGAAAAACGACAACACGAAAAATAATATCGACATTAatagtcatcgttatcattataattattatccttaccattaacacgatctttatcagtattattattcatactgttattgttattattaataatgtcaaTATCAATAATCTGTATGGAAAAAGTCTTGaagtaaattttgtattttcaccttcattgtcattatcatgatctaCAAGGCATACAGAGTAAGTTTCCTTCGACAGTAATtgttatgaaatatttttgtgaCTTATCAAAGATTATGAACTATTGTCTGattcgtaagtttttttttttttgaggaagtcACCTAAAGCACCTGTAGCTTAATGGCTACGTATCTTTTgtcttatattatttgtttgaaatatttgatatttacCGGTAAAGATGCATGCACAATTATTGCAAGTGGTATTTATGCTATGTCTATATCAACAGTTAATTTTCTTAGTTTTCACGTATATATTTGTgcctgtttttgtatatattgtaccaAGTATGCTCTCTGTGGTATTTCGAAATCATTCAGCCAACTGATTTCTCCCTTTTTAAACCAATGCCGCTATCAGTTTCAAACTGGAAATTGAATGGAAAGTTAATTTGTCCCaccatttttttcaaacaaaataaaGCTTAATCCTGTCGAAAATTAcagttttagattttttatcccctccccctttggtcGAATTTCCCGTACTCCCGAATCCAGTATCAGTGGGGTAATATTTCCAGAACAGAATTTTATCTTTGCCACTGTTTTCCTCCTTCATATCAATTCTTCTTCAGTTAATTCATATGGAaatcgaaaataataatgatataataataataataataataataataataataatgataataataatagataaataaataaaaataaaaataaaaatacataaaatcataccCACACTTTTCCTTTATAGATCGAGATCCGGAAAGAAGATTCAAAATCCCCTCCTCTATGCACAATGAACAGCCGAGGCAACAACATTTCGTTCAAGAACCCTATTCATCTCAGGGAAGCAGTCACGTACGTCTTCACTCTGCACACGATAGACGCGGAAACATCACTCTATGGGGCCAAGTTCGCCAAGAAGGAATATGAAGAAAATGGATTCCACATCGCCATCGGCCCAGGAATTTTCATACAGGCTTTGGTGTTCATTTAATGCATTTTCCATCAGTGTTTATTTTTCAGTGTGTAAGTTTTAAGTGTTAGTCTCATTGAATATAGAACACACATTTAAATGTATTGCATGTTAAGTAACTTGTCTTAAGGATATAAAAGAATTTCAGCATCCTCTGCTCTTATTACATCTTCAACGGATGGAAAATTAGTACCTTTCAATTGTTCTTTtcagtttggaaacaaaaaaaaaaagaaggatggggttaaatcggggctgtaaggtggatgtccacatagcacagctcttgtctgccgagcgccgtgagcgggggcattgtcgtggtggaagagaacgcgctGATGCAGCGTTCCAGggcatttttctgatttttttttttttttctctctctttttgacggttttctcaaaatgcattcataataagtaGATGTAAATGTTTTCTTGCTCCCAAGGAAACCAGCAAAATCCTCTCtgtatcccagaagacagtggccatgacctttcctccttaacactcagattttgctttgactagCCCACTTCCACCCGAGTAGCCACTGctctgattgaattttgtcctcgggattgtATTGGTAGAGttatgtttcatcccctgtcacaattctctgcagaaaagctccAGAAtcttcatcccacttgttcaaaatttccattgaaagatctacccttttttgctgctgatctgggcgcaacagcccCATCGAGCTCATCGAGCAAAATCTTGCTTAGCCCCAAAGTCTCCGCCAGActtgtgtgcagaacccacagagatgttaagtgtgtctgctactgattcaattAGTTActcatctatccttttcaatcatgtcatgaacagcatcaatgtttccCTCACAAATTGACATTGAAGACCTGCCACTGCGGAGCTTATCTTCAATTTCGTCTCATCCACTTTTGAACCTACTTATCATTCATCTGTAGGTTttaatttctttggggcattgtcaccatcaacttgttccagagcatcaatggtttgcctattctcccaaccgagtttcaccatgaatttactGTTTgccctggcctcgattttggtggattccatgttgcttgaatggtgcaggacttccaactggcggcaatgagttattacctgcatttaagggttcatgtttgaatatgttataacacgttggtacaaaaatgttcaggtgcattgaaatcaaaatccttccatatgatttttagttatggactttttccatgaaCTTATTGAagccccctgtgtgtgtgtgtgtgtgtgtgtgtatacatatatatatatatatatatatatatatatatatatatatatatatatatatatatatattgtgtgtgtgtgtgtgtgtgtgtgtgtgtgtgtgtgtgtgtgtgtgtgtgtgtgcgtgtgtgtgtgtgtgcttgtgtacacacacacacacacacacatatatatacaatcattaatacatacatatacatatatatgcactaatatatacatacacacaaacacatacatacacacacacacgcacacacacgcacacacacacacacacacacacacacacacacacacacacacacacacacacacacgtatatataatacatatagtatatatacttacatacatatttatacatatatatcacatgattttttatatataaacatacacatctatctatctatcaatatatatatatatatatatatatatatatatatatatatatacatatatatatatatatatatatatatatatattatatatatacatatatatatatatatatatatatatatatatatatatatatatatatatacatatatatatatgtatacatacatacatacacatacgcacacacacacacacacacacacacgcacacacacacagatatatatatatatatatatatatatatatatatatatatatatatatatatatatcttcttttaacggtaggttcatgtctgagccgccgtggtcacagcatgatacttaattgtagttttcatgttgtgatgctcttggagtgagtacgtggtagggtcctcagttcctttccacggagagtgccggtgttaccttttaggtaatcattctctctatttatccgggcttgggactagcacttgacttgggctggcttggccacccagtggctaggtaggcaatcaaggtgaagttccttgcccaagggaacaacgcgccggccggtgactcgaaccctcgaattcagattgccgtcgtgacagtcttgagtccgacgctctaaccttcggccaccgcggccttgacgatcatgggcttccatgatttttcttggcaatttagagcggtggttttgccattgccttccgcccggtgtttttttttttttttttatcgagtcaccatctctatttacccggcactgacttgggctggcttggccacccagtggctaggcaggcaatcgaggtgaagttccttgcccaagggaaacaacgcgccggccggtgactcgaaccctcgaactcagattgccgtcgtgacagtcttgagtccgacgctctaaccattcggccaccgcggccccatatatatatatatattatatatatatatatatatatatatatatatatatatatatatatatatacttttgtgatGGGTTCATTGCGTGGGAAGCACAGTCGTATAAAAAAGGTAAGCACCAGGGCTGGGACCATCATATTTATTAGGGACGTTTCATATTAATTAACATAAAGATATTTTTCAAACCAATATATCGGGAGAAAGTAGAATATATTCATTACTATAAAAAATAccatgaaaataacaattttatgtttttattttatagtaatgCATATATTCGACTTTCTCCCAATAGACTGACTTGAAAATGGATTTATGTTCATTATTCTGAAACGTCGCCTAATAAATATGTTGGTCGAAGCCATGGTGTTCATCTTTTTCATACGCTTCCCAAGCAATGAACCCACCACAAAGGTCCTTACGCGTCGCTATGGTCACTCGTTGCTGCTGCTTTACAGAGCTGTCGAAGATTTGAAAGGTCGAAAGGGGGAGAGTACCTTGTAAGGTACAGAATTTAACGCCAAATATTTTGAAGTCCCTAGTCATGCACTTCAGCGCATACAGAAATTGTCCGAAGATATTACTTAGACAGGAGATTTCATTAAACACAGTGAGTTAAAacgagcaaagaaaaaagggacgAACTTTTTTGCAAATTGAACTGTAATATCTTACCCATTTATTTTAATCATCTAAAGAGTTTGATTGAAAATCGTAACAAGCACTGCATGGTTAGGAAATCATCCAAACAGTTCCGTAAGCTCAAGCGGTTGGGTTACATCCTAAAACAACCCTGGACTTCGACAAGGTTATTTTCAG is a genomic window of Penaeus monodon isolate SGIC_2016 chromosome 10, NSTDA_Pmon_1, whole genome shotgun sequence containing:
- the LOC119578029 gene encoding BTB/POZ domain-containing protein 6-like isoform X2, which gives rise to MQLKGLGSPIEVEPMKSLADKYMVASAYDTCMRYLQTIVKRNNVLKIYKYLVHLFPDNESLRSLCRRVFMDNGNAVLLSQSLLDLSPEALGQLLQEPLRVTSEAVILKAVVSWGNAQLKLKGKPSTPENLRQEIRRFLPEIRFFTMTSDEFVQSVVTADVLSPEESVFVLKHIAKPTGDTSGAAALNLSPSRENRSSLISKDQMRTCVCEGVSKSWLRDSFYQFHFVPDDNIVLLALKIQLNGGTEEIQIEIRKEDSKSPPLCTMNSRGNNISFKNPIHLREAVTYVFTLHTIDAETSLYGAKFAKKEYEENGFHIAIGPGIFIQALVFI